One genomic region from Spiroplasma endosymbiont of Polydrusus cervinus encodes:
- a CDS encoding OB-fold nucleic acid binding domain-containing protein, whose amino-acid sequence MYNNRPQHNKFNKKDEQFINDVKFLLASKQPQLKTVTSKDGQTRDLCEFWVLDNGEEVQCVVWNDLAERLNAEFDLEKFKAITITYKNNFNDFTGKTRYSVRDFAFTN is encoded by the coding sequence ATGTATAATAATAGACCACAACACAACAAATTTAATAAAAAAGATGAACAGTTTATTAACGATGTAAAATTCTTACTAGCATCAAAACAACCACAATTAAAAACAGTTACTAGTAAAGATGGACAAACAAGAGATTTATGTGAATTTTGAGTTTTAGATAATGGTGAAGAAGTGCAATGCGTAGTATGAAATGATTTAGCAGAAAGATTAAATGCTGAATTTGATCTTGAAAAATTTAAAGCAATTACTATTACTTATAAAAATAATTTCAATGATTTCACTGGTAAAACTCGTTATAGTGTTCGTGATTTTGCTTTTACTAATTAA